Part of the Burkholderia humptydooensis genome, TCGCGCACGGTGTCGCGCGAGCCGACCGCCGCGAACGACAGCGCGTGCGCGACGCTCGCGAGCTCCTGCTCGGTCGCGCCGAGCGCGTCGAGCGATTCGACGGGCGGCGGCAGTTGCCCAGGCGTGCCGCGCCGCAGATTCAGGAACTGCTGCTGCAGCGACGTGAAGAGGCGGCGCGCGTCGTCGTCGGTGTCGGCGGCGAACACGTTCACGCCGACCATCGCATACGGTTTCGCGAGCGCGGCGGACGGCCGGAATTGCGCGCGGTACACGTCGAGCGCGCGCATCAGATAGTCCGGCGCGAAATGCGACGCGAACGCGAACGGCAGCCCGAGCATCGCGGCGAGCTGCGCGCTGAAGAGGCTCGAGCCGAGCAGCCAGACCGGCACGTCGAGCCCCGCGCCCGGCACCGCGCGCACGCGCTGGCCAGGGGCGGGCGCGGCGAAGTAGCGCTGCAGCTCGACGACGTCGTCCGGGAACGAATCGGCGCTGCCGATCAGGTCGCGGCGCAGCGCGCGGGCCGTCGTCTGATCGGTGCCGGGCGCGCGCCCGAGGCCTAGATCGATGCGGCCCGGATACAGCGACGCGAGCGTGCCGAACTGCTCGGCAATCACGAGCGGCGCGTGGTTCGGCAGCATCACGCCGCCCGAGCCGACGCGGATCGTCTGCGTCGCGCCCGCGACGTGGCCGATCACGACGGCGGTCGCCGCGCTCGCGATGCCGGGCATGTTGTGGTGCTCGGCGAGCCAGTAGCGGCGATAGCCGAGACGCTCGGCATGCCGAGCGAGATCGGCGGAGTGGCGAAACGCCTGGGCGGCGTCGGCGCCGGCGGGAATCGGCGCGAGGTCGAGAACGGAAAACGGGATCATGGCGACGGCGGAACGAATGGGATGGGGACGGAACGCGGGCCGGCGCATGCGCCGCTGTCCGGCGATGATGCGCGCACGCAACAGATGGCGTCGATTGTGCCAAAGCGTTCCGGATCGCGTCGGAGGCCGGAAAGATATCCCTGACGGCGGCAGGGGCGAAAGGGGGTGTCGACGTGACGCGGCGCCTCGCGAAAGATTGTTCTGTAATAGACTGTAATCGTAAGAAACCCGACGAAATAAGCGAGGATTTGACTCGAATATTTCATCTGGTACAAAAATTCACAGAAACCCTTACGTTTTGGACAGCGCGCGTCCTGCAAAGCGCTTACGCTAACAATGGAGCAATTGCGTGGAAATTGACCGTATCTGCGTGGATCTGCCGTTCAGAAACAGTGCTTTTCAACATGCGCGGCAAGCGTTGCCGGCTTGTCGCTGCTAAAATTCGCGGCCTACGCACCAATCGCGCTCACGGATTCCGTTCTATTCTCCCTGCGCCTGCAGCGAAAAGCCGCACGAGGAGCCTCGGGATAGCGGCCGCCAGGCCGGTTCCGGTGCGTTGCGCGTCGTTGAAAGTGCAAGCCAGTCAGAAAGGAGTTGGGATCGTGTTCGAAATCGTCCCCGCCGAAGCATCGCATCCCCGTTTCGCCCGCCGCCCGATCGTCCGGAGGCGCGCGGCATGACGGAATCGCTTTCCATCGTCGGTTGGGTGTTGCTCGCGCTCGTTTGCGCATCGTGCGGCTATGCGGCGCTCGCCGCGTTCGCGCCCGCGCCGCGCGTGCCCCGTACGGCCGCGCGCGACGGCTTCGAGCCCGTGAGCGTGCTCAAGCCGCTGTGCGGATCGGAGCCGCATCTCTATGAAAACCTCGCGACCTTCTGCGAGCAGCGGCATCCGCGCTATCAGTTGCTGTTCGGCGTCGCGTCGGCCGCCGATCCGGCCGCAGCCGTCGTGCGCCGGCTGCAGGCCGACTATCCCGATAGCGATATCGAGCTCGTGATCGACGCGCGCGTGTACGGCTCGAACCTGAAGGTCAGCAATCTCGTCAATCTCGCCGAGCGCGCGCGCCACGGCCGCATCGTGATCGCCGACAGCGACATCGCGGTCGAGCCCGACTATCTGACGCGCGTGAGCGCGCCGCTCGCCGATCCGTCGGTCGGCGTCGTCACTTGCCTGTATCATGCGCGCAGCGTCGGCGGCTTCTGGACGCGGATCGGCGCGCAGTTCGTCGATGCGTGGTTCGCGCCGTCGGTCCGGATCACCCATCTCGGCGGGTCGAGCCGGTTCGGGTTCGGCGCGACGCTCGCGTTGACGCGCGCGACGCTCGACGCGATCGGCGGCTTCAAGGCGCTGAAGGACGAGCTCGCGGACGACTACTGGCTCGCCGAGCTGCCGCGCCGCCTCGGGCGGCGCACGGTGCTCTCCGAGGTGAACGTGGCGACCGACGTCGCGGAGCCGTCGTTCGCGCCGCTGTGGCTGCGCGAGACGCGCTGGCTGCGCACGATCCGCTCGCTGAATCCGGCGGGCTTCGCCTTCCTGTTCATCACGTTCACCGCGCCGTGGCTCGCGATCGGCGCGGCGCTCGCGGCGTGGCTCGGCCCGGCGTCGGCGGCGGGCGCGACGGCCGCCGCGGCGGCCGCGATCGGCGCGCTCGCGCGGCTTGCGCTGCACGCGCGCGGCTCGGCCGGATGGCGCGCGTTCTGGCGCGACTTGCCGCTCGTGCCGGTGCGCGACGCGCTGCTCGCGCTCGAATGGCTCGTCGCGGCGTTCGGCACGCAGGTCGTGTGGCGGGGCGCGCGGATGACGGTCGTCGGCGGCGACGCGCGCGCGACGGTCGTGGAAGCGGGCGACGGGCGCTGACGGGTGCCGGGCACTCATGCCGGATGCGCGGGCGGCGGCGGGCCGTCCGCGGTTTTTCGAAACATTTGTACTGGAACGAATTGATATCTATGCAGCAGGCTACCGGAGCATTCATGAAAACGCTGTTCTTGCAGGCACCGTCGTACGACGGCTTCGACGGCGGCGCGGGCTCCCGCTACCAGGCGAAGCGCGAGATCCGATCCTTCTGGTATCCGACCTGGCTCGCGCAGCCGGCTGCACTCGTGCCGGGCAGCCGCGTCCTCGACGCGCCCGCCGACGGCCTGTCGGTCGAGGAGACGCTCAAGATCGCGCAGGACTACGATCTCGTGATCATCCACACGAGCACGCCGTCGTTCCCGACCGACGCGATGTTCGCGGAAGACCTGAAGAAGATGAAGCCGTCGATGCTCGTCGGCATGGTCGGCGCGAAGGTCGCGGTCGATCCGCACAACTCGCTCGCCGCGACGGAAGCGATCGATTTCGTGTGCCGCGAGGAATTCGACTACACGTGCAAGGACATCGCGGCAGGCTTGCCGTTCGCCGAGATCCTCGGGATGAGCTACCGCGCGAAGGACGGCTCGATCGAGCACAACGGAGCGCGCCCGATGATCGAGAACATGGACGAGCTGCCGTTCGTCGCGCCCGTCTACAAGCGCGACCTGAAGATCGACAACTACTTCATCGGCTATCTGAACTACCCGTACGTGTCGATCTACACGGGCCGCGGCTGCCGCTCGAAGTGCACGTTCTGCCTGTGGCCGCAGACGGTCGGTGGCCATCGCTATCGCACGCGCTCGGTCGAGAGCGTGCTCGCGGAAGTGAAGTGGATTCGCGACAACATGCCGGAAGTCAAGGAGATCATGTTCGACGACGACACGTTCACCGACTTCAAGCCGCGCGTCGAGGAAATCGCACGCGGGCTCGGCAAGCTCGGCGTCACGTGGTCGTGCAACGCGAAGGCGAACGTCCCGTATTCGACGCTGAAGATCATGAAGGAGAACGGCCTGAGGCTGCTGCTCGTCGGCTACGAGTCGGGCGACGACCAGATCCTGCTGAACATCAAGAAGGGCCTGCGCACCGACATCGCGCGCCGCTTCAATGAAGATTGCAGGAAGCTCGGCATCAAGATCCACGGCACCTTCATCCTCGGCCTGCCGGGCGAGACGAAGGAAACGATCAAGAAGACGATCGAGTACGCGAAGGAAATCAATCCGCACACGATCCAGGTGTCGCTCGCCGCGCCGTATCCTGGCACGCGCCTGTACAACCAGGCGATCGAGAACGGCTGGATGGAAGAGAACAAGACGATCAACCTCGTCAGCAAGGAAGGCGTGCAGCTCGCCGCGATCGGCTATCCGCACCTGCCGAAGGAGGAGATCTATCACGAGCTCGAGCACTTCTATCGCGAGTTCTACTTCCGCCCGTCGAAGATCTGGGAAATCCTCCGCGAAATGCTGACGAGCTGGGAGATGATGAAGCGCCGTTTGCGCGAGGGCGTCGAGTTCTTCCGTTTCCTGCGCGCGCATGAGGCGTGATCGGTGGCGGCTTCCGGCGCGGCGCCGCGTGCGCTGATCTTCACGGCGGACGACTTCGGCCTGCATGAGCGGGTCAATGCGGCCGTCGAGCGCGCGCACCGCGACGGCGTGCTCTCGGCCGCGAGCCTGA contains:
- a CDS encoding LLM class flavin-dependent oxidoreductase, translating into MIPFSVLDLAPIPAGADAAQAFRHSADLARHAERLGYRRYWLAEHHNMPGIASAATAVVIGHVAGATQTIRVGSGGVMLPNHAPLVIAEQFGTLASLYPGRIDLGLGRAPGTDQTTARALRRDLIGSADSFPDDVVELQRYFAAPAPGQRVRAVPGAGLDVPVWLLGSSLFSAQLAAMLGLPFAFASHFAPDYLMRALDVYRAQFRPSAALAKPYAMVGVNVFAADTDDDARRLFTSLQQQFLNLRRGTPGQLPPPVESLDALGATEQELASVAHALSFAAVGSRDTVRERLRRMIAQTGADELIVAAQIFDHGARVRSYELAAQVRDELRDEAGG
- the hpnI gene encoding bacteriohopanetetrol glucosamine biosynthesis glycosyltransferase HpnI is translated as MTESLSIVGWVLLALVCASCGYAALAAFAPAPRVPRTAARDGFEPVSVLKPLCGSEPHLYENLATFCEQRHPRYQLLFGVASAADPAAAVVRRLQADYPDSDIELVIDARVYGSNLKVSNLVNLAERARHGRIVIADSDIAVEPDYLTRVSAPLADPSVGVVTCLYHARSVGGFWTRIGAQFVDAWFAPSVRITHLGGSSRFGFGATLALTRATLDAIGGFKALKDELADDYWLAELPRRLGRRTVLSEVNVATDVAEPSFAPLWLRETRWLRTIRSLNPAGFAFLFITFTAPWLAIGAALAAWLGPASAAGATAAAAAAIGALARLALHARGSAGWRAFWRDLPLVPVRDALLALEWLVAAFGTQVVWRGARMTVVGGDARATVVEAGDGR
- the hpnJ gene encoding hopanoid biosynthesis associated radical SAM protein HpnJ, coding for MKTLFLQAPSYDGFDGGAGSRYQAKREIRSFWYPTWLAQPAALVPGSRVLDAPADGLSVEETLKIAQDYDLVIIHTSTPSFPTDAMFAEDLKKMKPSMLVGMVGAKVAVDPHNSLAATEAIDFVCREEFDYTCKDIAAGLPFAEILGMSYRAKDGSIEHNGARPMIENMDELPFVAPVYKRDLKIDNYFIGYLNYPYVSIYTGRGCRSKCTFCLWPQTVGGHRYRTRSVESVLAEVKWIRDNMPEVKEIMFDDDTFTDFKPRVEEIARGLGKLGVTWSCNAKANVPYSTLKIMKENGLRLLLVGYESGDDQILLNIKKGLRTDIARRFNEDCRKLGIKIHGTFILGLPGETKETIKKTIEYAKEINPHTIQVSLAAPYPGTRLYNQAIENGWMEENKTINLVSKEGVQLAAIGYPHLPKEEIYHELEHFYREFYFRPSKIWEILREMLTSWEMMKRRLREGVEFFRFLRAHEA